A window of Syntrophorhabdaceae bacterium contains these coding sequences:
- a CDS encoding nodulation protein NfeD: MKKLCPLILIGFLFILSVFVSNLFAKDLCTIRINGIIGPPVAGFIKESIEKCSGKGSEALLILLDTPGGLDTSMRDIIKNIMDSSVPVIVYVYPSGARAASAGAIILLSSHIAAMAPGTNVGAAHPVTIGKEKVEEEVAKKAVNDAEAYARSIAMKRGRNVEWAAKAVKESSSITAKDALEKHVIDVMADNIDELLAKIDGKTVDVRGKQVALRTKGAVRVDIEMPLKYRLLSYLSDPNVAYILMMMGIYGILFEIYSPGTIFPGVIGGISIILALYAFQTIPISFAGLALIFLGVIFFVLELKIISHGLLGIAGVISIVIGSIMLIDLPYSVLSISWKTILVVAIVSAAFIFGVLSYAVKAQLSKVKTGMEGLVGETGVARTDIANKGKVSLHGEIWQARSDERIEKGEEVIVTGVEKLVVKVQKKGG, from the coding sequence ATGAAAAAACTTTGCCCCCTGATACTGATAGGGTTTCTCTTTATTCTATCTGTTTTTGTCTCCAATCTCTTTGCAAAAGACCTTTGCACTATCAGGATCAACGGCATTATCGGTCCTCCTGTTGCAGGATTTATCAAGGAGTCTATCGAAAAATGCAGCGGAAAAGGCAGTGAAGCGCTCCTGATTCTCCTTGATACGCCGGGAGGTCTTGATACCTCCATGAGGGACATTATCAAAAACATCATGGATTCCAGCGTGCCCGTCATCGTCTATGTGTACCCTTCGGGCGCGCGGGCAGCGTCCGCGGGGGCGATCATACTCCTTTCTTCACACATAGCAGCCATGGCGCCGGGTACCAACGTGGGAGCGGCGCATCCTGTGACCATCGGCAAAGAGAAGGTAGAGGAAGAGGTTGCCAAAAAGGCAGTGAATGACGCGGAGGCATACGCCCGCAGTATCGCGATGAAAAGAGGCAGGAACGTGGAATGGGCGGCAAAGGCCGTAAAGGAAAGCTCATCAATAACCGCCAAAGATGCCCTTGAAAAACATGTTATAGACGTTATGGCCGACAACATTGATGAGCTGCTTGCGAAGATAGACGGGAAAACGGTGGATGTGAGAGGCAAACAGGTGGCATTGAGGACAAAGGGCGCCGTCAGGGTTGATATCGAGATGCCCTTAAAGTACAGATTGCTTTCCTACCTCAGCGATCCGAATGTGGCCTATATCCTTATGATGATGGGTATATATGGCATCCTCTTCGAGATATACAGCCCCGGCACCATATTCCCGGGTGTTATAGGCGGCATATCCATTATCCTGGCGCTCTATGCGTTCCAGACAATACCGATCAGTTTCGCAGGGCTTGCGCTGATCTTCCTCGGCGTTATATTCTTCGTTCTTGAACTGAAGATCATAAGCCACGGGTTACTGGGCATTGCAGGTGTCATATCGATTGTGATAGGCTCTATTATGCTCATAGACCTGCCTTACAGTGTGTTGTCCATATCATGGAAGACGATACTTGTTGTAGCAATAGTGTCAGCGGCCTTCATCTTCGGTGTCCTTTCGTATGCCGTGAAGGCCCAATTGTCAAAGGTAAAAACCGGCATGGAAGGTCTTGTCGGAGAGACAGGGGTTGCAAGAACCGATATCGCCAACAAGGGCAAGGTGTCACTTCACGGCGAGATCTGGCAGGCCAGAAGCGATGAACGTATCGAAAAGGGCGAAGAGGTCATTGTGACCGGTGTAGAGAAGCTTGTAGTAAAGGTTCAAAAAAAAGGAGGGTAA
- a CDS encoding slipin family protein, with translation MLPAYLFVIVIIIFFLASAIKILNEYERGVIFRLGRVLGSPKGPGLIILIPIVDRMVKVSLRTVVLDVPPQDVITRDNVSIKVNAVVYFRVVDALKAIIDVENYLYATSQLSQTTLRSVLGQAELDDLLSHREQINERLQEILDTHTESWGIKVSNVEVKNVDLPQEMQRAIARQAEAERERRAKIISAEGEFQASTKLSEAATILSQNPMALQLRYLQTLIEISTEKNSTIIFPLPIDILKVFMEKAKGSE, from the coding sequence ATGCTGCCGGCCTATTTATTTGTAATAGTAATCATAATCTTTTTTCTTGCAAGCGCCATAAAGATACTCAATGAGTATGAGCGCGGTGTAATCTTCAGACTCGGGAGGGTGCTTGGCAGTCCGAAAGGGCCAGGTCTCATCATCCTGATCCCTATCGTGGACAGGATGGTCAAGGTGAGCCTCAGGACCGTTGTCCTCGATGTCCCGCCGCAGGACGTGATCACGCGGGACAACGTCTCCATCAAGGTCAATGCCGTGGTCTATTTCAGGGTCGTCGATGCACTTAAGGCGATCATTGATGTAGAGAACTACCTCTATGCAACGAGCCAGCTTTCACAGACGACCCTCCGGAGCGTCCTGGGCCAGGCGGAACTTGATGACCTGCTGTCACACAGGGAACAAATAAATGAGAGATTGCAGGAGATCCTTGATACGCATACAGAGTCCTGGGGTATCAAGGTATCGAATGTAGAGGTAAAGAACGTTGACCTCCCGCAGGAGATGCAGAGGGCAATCGCACGGCAGGCCGAAGCAGAACGCGAAAGAAGGGCGAAGATTATCAGTGCGGAAGGTGAATTTCAGGCCTCAACAAAACTTTCAGAGGCTGCCACCATCCTCTCCCAGAACCCCATGGCGCTCCAGTTGCGTTATCTCCAGACACTCATCGAGATCTCAACGGAGAAGAATTCAACGATCATCTTTCCTCTGCCTATTGACATCCTGAAGGTCTTTATGGAAAAAGCTAAAGGCTCCGAATAA